The Bradysia coprophila strain Holo2 chromosome X unlocalized genomic scaffold, BU_Bcop_v1 contig_12, whole genome shotgun sequence genome window below encodes:
- the LOC119067265 gene encoding glutamate receptor ionotropic, kainate 2-like, translating to MIFLNYFIAFFHICSFAYGYGGIPVRIGGIFTETNSDLETVFRNALDRKNSENHRFQFIPLVHRVDPDDSFGAEKIACELASDGVVAIFGPNSIQTSKIVGSVCNELGIPHILSNWSPGEVRDAAMQHAYTLNFFPENNLFAQALAQIIDDYEWNGFTLLYDNNESLERLQDVLENHGPDDNAITILQLPEDEDYQPILKFIETSQENHIVIDCEPEKAIKIFKQAFGVKMMEEYQSYIITSLDSHFLDYKELGFFRANITAIRLMDPLSEEVREAVTNWQQAERGRRGYTGIYADRIKTETALFYDAVQTFLVVFNESNAAVPIRSHQSNCRQNDKWNQGLQLVKALKEKTHRGMSGRICFDNDGHRTDFHMEVLELNKEVGFKKIAILDPLTMKIAYTRTSAEVFSQVTQSLQNKTVIVASIIGAPFLTRRIAKEGEKLEGNEEFEGYSKDVIETLALNIKFSYKLELVDDNKQGSYDKKTKKWNGLVKRLLDRKADLAICDLTITYERRTQVDFTMPFMTLGISILYAKPHKEPPDLFSFMSPLSLSVWIYMATAYLCISVLLFFLAKTAADDWENPHPCNTDPDELETIWNMHNCIWLTAGSIMQQGCDILPKAISTRLAAGLWWFFALIVISSYTANLAAFLTMERMEASIESAEDLAKQSKIKYGGVKDGSTMAFFKKSNFSTYQRMWAAMESAEPSVFAQNNEEGVDRVKRGNRMYAFLMESTLIEYHSNRNCNLTQVGGLLDSKGYGIAMPVNSPYRSLISEAVLKLQEDGTLQRLKTKWWKDENLKVNCDEGKQGATATPELGMANVGGVFLVLACGLGVSILIGILEFLWNVSKVSVAEKITQWEAFKAEVLFALDIRITTKPVNKAPSERSRSVSNRSSKSLEADQAIVPGWRFNLEEKQRNKA from the exons ATTCATTCCATTAGTGCATCGGGTCGACCCAGATGATAGTTTTGGAgcggaaaaaattg CATGTGAATTAGCATCCGATGGTGTTGTCGCTATATTCGGACCGAATTCCATTCAAACATCAA AAATTGTTGGTTCGGTCTGCAATGAATTGGGTATACCACACATCCTATCTAATTGGAGTCCGGGAGAAGTACGGGATGCAGCCATGCAACATGCCTATACGCTAAATTTTTTCCCCGAAAACAATCTGTTCGCACAAGCGCTGGCTCAAATTATTGACGATTATGAGTGGAATGGATTTACCTTACTTTACGACAACAATGAAA GTTTGGAAAGACTTCAAGACGTATTGGAGAATCATGGACCGGACGATAATGCAATAACAATACTTCAGCTACCTGAAGATGAAGACTATCAACCAATActgaaatttatcgaaactTCACAAGAAAATCACATTGTAATTGACTGTGAGCCCGAGAAagcaattaaaatatttaaacaagcttttggtgttaaaatgatGGAAGAATATCAG AGTTATATCATCACATCGCTTGACTCTCATTTTCTGGATTACAAAGAATTAGGTTTTTTCCGTGCCAATATCACGGCGATACGTCTGATGGATCCATTGAGTGAAGAAGTGAGAGAGGCCGTTACGAATTGGCAACAAGCTGAAAGGGGACGGAGGGGATACACAGGGATTTATGCGGATCGAATTAAAACGGAAACAGCCCTATTCTATGATGCAGTACAGACCTTTTTGGTTGtattcaacgaatcgaatgctGCAGTACCTATTCGATCACATCAATCAAATTGCCGTCAAAATGATAAATGGAATCAGGGCCTGCAATTGGTTAAAGCACTTAAAGAG AAAACCCACAGAGGTATGAGTGGTCGCATTTGCTTCGATAATGATGGACATCGCACTGACTTTCATATGGAAGTTTTGGAACTGAACAAAGAGGTCGGCTTCAAGAAAATTGCTATTCTTGATCCCCTGACAATGAAAATTGCTTATACAAGAACATCGGCAGAAGTCTTTTCCCAGGTGACCCAGTCATTGCAGAATAAAACGGTTATCGTTGCGTCCATAATTGGAGCGCCTTTTTTGACCAGGAG GATAGCGAAAGAGGGCGAAAAATTGGAGGGCAACGAAGAATTTGAAGGTTACTCAAAAGATGTCATCGAAACACTCGCattgaatattaaattttcctaTAAACTGGAACTTGTTGACGATAATAAGCAAGGATCGTATGataagaaaacgaaaaagtggAATGGACTCGTGAAACGTCTTCTTGATCGA AAAGCAGATTTGGCGATATGTGACCTAACCATTACCTATGAACGACGCACCCAGGTGGATTTTACTATGCCTTTTATGACTTTAG GCATAAGCATCCTCTATGCCAAACCTCATAAAGAGCCTCCggatttgttttcgtttatgTCTCCGTTGTCGCTGAGCGTGTGGATTTACATGGCAACAGCGTATCTGTGCATTTCAGTGCTACTATTCTTTTTGGCTAA AACTGCGGCTGACGATTGGGAGAATCCCCATCCTTGCAATACTGATCCCGACGAATTGGAAACAATTTGGAATATGCACAACTGTATTTGGTTAACAGCTGGATCCATTATGCAGCAGGGTTGTGACATTCTCCCTAA GGCAATTTCAACTCGTCTGGCGGCTGGATTATGGTGGTTCTTTGCTCTGATTGTTATTTCCTCTTACACGGCTAATTTGGCTGCTTTTCTCACAATGGAACGAATGGAGGCTAGCATTGAGAGTGCGGAGGATTTAGCGAAACAGAGCAAGATTAAGTATGGTGGTGTAAAGGACGGAAGCACAATGGCATTCTTCAAG AAATCCAATTTTTCCACATACCAACGAATGTGGGCTGCTATGGAGTCGGCCGAACCGTCGGTATTCGCTCAGAACAACGAAGAAGGAGTGGACCGAGTGAAAAGGGGAAATCGTATGTATGCCTTTCTCATGGAATCCACCTTGATTGAGTACCACTCCAATCGAAATTGCAATTTAACACAAGTCGGTGGTTTGTTAGACTCAAAAGGTTACGGAATAGCGATGCCAGTTA ATTCACCATATCGAAGTCTCATAAGTGAAGCGGTCTTGAAGCTGCAAGAAGATGGAACACTTCAACGTCTGAAAACGAAGTGGTGGAAAGacgaaaatctaaaag TAAATTGCGATGAGGGTAAACAGGGCGCTACTGCAACTCCAGAACTGGGCATGGCCAATGTTGGTGGCGTATTTTTAGTATTAGCTTGTGGATTGGGAGTGTCGATTCTCATCGGAATTTTGGAGTTTCTGTGGAATGTCAGCAAGGTTTCCGTAGCCGAAAAG ATCACCCAGTGGGAAGCATTCAAAGCTGAGGTGTTGTTCGCCCTCGACATTCGAATAACAACGAAACCAGTGAACAAAGCCCCATCGGAAAGATCTCGTTCAGTGTCGAACCGTTCGTCGAAAAGTCTTGAAGCGGACCAAGCGATCGTGCCAGGATGGAGATTCAATTTGGAAGAGAAACAGCGGAATAAAGCTTAA
- the LOC119067266 gene encoding myrosinase 1-like, with the protein MSLTFSCFLSEIQARFVTRKTRTNQINKRKSGYKMQTLMRLLLLFVGFDAFVVPTCSLTVVAHSIQKETNRFPDDFAFGAATAAFQIEGAWNEDGKGPSIWDQMTHVHPEKIADRSNADVGPNSYHLYEADINALKQTGVNFYRFSIAWSRILPDGDAGSLNVNGIKYYNNLIDKLIENGIEPMVTMYHYDLPQNLQYLGGLVNPKISDYFKEYSYILFSHFGDRVKRWITFNEPFDFCTEGYGEAIQAPLIYMPGVGEYYCIDNVIKSHAATYHLYQKYYKSKFDGQIGITLSSRFFYSTTNDTDVIDRAMQYQLGWISHPIFSKSGGYPPVMIEEIASNSVREGRPWSRLPYMTNAQKRFIQGTADFFGLNYYTSRYVKTADSPQGHNPSWDHDSNLEYDIDPVWKRAKSTWLYSVPQGLRDLLRWIRDEYDNVEVIITENGWSDDGEIEDTGRIEYLNDHLQQILMAIHEDSCNVRGYAVWSIIDNFEWLRGYTEKFGLFRVDVNTTEKARIPKQSADFYRRVIQTKTIPQR; encoded by the exons ATGTCGCTGACCTTTTCATGTTTTCTAAGTGAAATACAAGCGCGTTTTGTGACACGTAAAACCAGAACGAaccaaataaacaaacgtaaAAGTGGCTACAAAATGCAGACATTGATGCGTTTGCTTCTGCTGTTTGTTGG CTTCGATGCATTCGTCGTACCAACCTGTTCGTTGACTGTTGTCGcccattcaattcaaaaagaGACCAATCGATTCCCGGATGATTTTGCATTCGGTGCGGCAACGGCAGCTTTTCAAATCGAAGGAGCATGGAACGAAGATGGTAAAGGTCCGAGTATTTGGGATCAAATGACACACGTCCATCCGGAAAAAATTGCTGACCGGTCGAATGCAGACGTTGGACCGAATTCCTATCATCTGTACGAGGCCGATATCAATGCGCTGAAACAAACTGGG GTCAATTTCTATCGCTTTTCCATCGCTTGGTCGCGAATACTTCCCGATGGTGATGCTGGATCTCTAAATGTTAATGGCATCAAATATTACAACAATTTGatcgataaattaattgaaaatggcATCGAACCGATGGTCACCATGTACCACTACGACTTGCCGCAAAATCTGCAGTATCTCGGCGGATTGGTGAATCCGAAAATTTCCGACTACTTCAAAGAGTACTCCTACATCTTGTTTTCACATTTCGGTGATCGG GTAAAACGATGGATTACTTTTAACGAGccatttgatttttgtacagAGGGATATGGTGAAGCTATTCAAGCGCCTCTGATCTATATGCCCGGTGTCGGTGAATATTATTGCATCGACAATGTTATCAAGTCACATGCCGCGACATATCATTTGTACCAGAAATATTACAAGAGCAAATTTGATGGACAAATTGGAATTACTTTGAGTAGCCGTTTCTTCTACTCCACCACCAATGACACTGATGTTATTGACAGAGCGATGCAGTATCAG TTAGGTTGGATAAGTCACCCCATATTCAGCAAGTCTGGTGGCTATCCACCTGTTATGATTGAGGAAATAGCCAGCAACAGTGTTCGCGAAGGTCGACCATGGTCACGTCTACCATACATGACCAATGCACAAAAAAGATTTATCCAAGGAACGGCCGACTTTTTCGGTTTGAATTATTACACCAGCCGATACGTGAAGACAGCCGACAGCCCGCAGGGTCACAATCCGTCATGGGACCATGATTCGAATTTGGAATATGACATTGATCCAGTGTGGAAACGTGCAAAGTCGACGTGGTTATACTCCGTGCCGCAGGGTTTAAGAGACTTATTGCGATGGATACGGGACGAGTACGATAATGTGGAAGTGATAATAACTGAAAACGGGTGGTCTGACGACGGTGAAATTGAAGATACCGGTCGCATTGAGTATTTAAACGATCATTTGCAGCAGATTCTGATGGCCATTCATGAAGACTCATGCAATGTTCGCGGATATGCTGTTTGGAGTATTATCGACAATTTTGAATGGCTACGTGGGTACAC cgAAAAGTTTGGATTATTTAGGGTCGATGTTAATACTACCGAAAAGGCTCGGATTCCGAAACAGTCAGCCGATTTTTATCGACGCgtcattcaaacaaaaaccatTCCTCAaagataa
- the LOC119067267 gene encoding probable tRNA(His) guanylyltransferase, whose translation MANSKFDYVRTFELDDKIIPNVWIVVRIDGKAFHKFSDKHQFVKPNDDRGLNLMNHAATTVMQEFCDIVLAYGQSDEYSFVFHKSTNLYNRRSAKIMSNVCSLFTASYCFNWAKWFDSDKLKYPPSFDGRIVLYPSDQNLKDYLSWRQADVHINNLYNTAFWNLVLKAGLTNAQAEAELRGTFSADKNELLFSKFGINYNNLPSMYRKGTTLLRKKVQAEGMKNAKQFIVPLHVDMIREKFWTDHSEILDKTTPQAYEFEKNEDDSTTIPRLVQMQVDKKI comes from the exons ATGGCAAACAGCAAATTCGATTACGTTCGAACATTTGAACTGGATGACAAAATAATTCCGAACGTTTGGATTGTGGTACGAATTGATGGCAAAGCATTTCACAAATTCTCAGACAAACATCAATTCGTTAAACCGAATGATGATCGAG GTTTAAATCTGATGAACCATGCCGCTACCACAGTGATGCAGGAATTCTGTGATATTGTCCTGGCGTACGGACAAAGTGACGAGTATTCGTTTGTCTTCcacaaatcaacaaatttgtaCAATCGCCGGTCCGCTAAGATTATGTCAAATGTTTGCAGTCTTTTCACTGCATCCTACTGTTTCAATTGGGCGAAATGGTTCGACTCGGACAAATTGAAATATCCGCCCAGTTTCGATGGGAGAATAGTGCTGTATCCATCGGATCAGAATTTGAAAGACTACCTCAGTTGGAGACAGGCAGACGTGCACATCAACAATTTATATAACACGGCGTTTTGGAATTTAGTTCTTAAGGCGGGATTGACCAATGCACAG GCTGAAGCTGAACTCCGTGGCACGTTCTCAGCCGACAAGAATGAGTTGCTGTTTTCCAAATTCGGAATCAATTACAATAATCTGCCATCCATGTACCGGAAGGGAACCACTTTACTGCGGAAGAAAGTCCAAGCCGAAGgaatgaaaaatgcaaaacagTTTATCGTACCGCTCCATGTGGACATGATACGTGAGAAATTCTGGACGGATCACAGCGAAATTTTGGATAAAACAACGCCGCAAGCTTACGAATTTGAGAAGAATGAAGACGATAGCACCACCATTCCTAGGCTAGTTCAAATGCAAGTCGATAAGAAAATatag
- the LOC119067210 gene encoding uncharacterized protein LOC119067210 produces the protein MENESKFDASLSGQEFQAHSSSSSGTRNLNLSYGQAFSADAFDSINQNVLIPNVNENVNRAVLNENPDGTVNGQQGPMDRNITMSLERPTISTIPTPPRQRRRLDSSSGSELSVSSDGFGEARRARNVIQADIKDELDYFRKAARDMEKLPQASDELERLYRQLFDLRQTVFLDLTQKLIANSRNRTQI, from the exons atggaaaatgaatcGAAGTTCGATGCCTCTTTGTCAGGCCAGGAATTTCAAGCGCATAGTTCCAGTTCTAGTGGCACCCgtaatttgaatttgtcaTATGGACAGGCATTTTCAGCGGACGCGTTCGATTCAATAAACCAGAACGTACTGATACCAAAcgtgaatgaaaatgttaatcgGGCCGTATTGAACGAGAATCCAGATGGGACCGTTAATGGACAGCAAGGGCCAATGGATCGAAATATTACAATGTCATTGGAACGTCCAACAATTTCAACCATCCCTACACCACCACGCCAACGAAGAAGACTTGATTCTTCTTCTGGATCAGAATTATCCG TTTCGTCCGATGGATTTGGAGAAG CAAGGCGCGCTCGGAATGTCATCCAAGCGGACATCAAGGACGAGCTTGATTACTTTCGAAAAGCTGCTAGAGACATGGAAAAACTCCCACAGGCGTCGGACGAATTGGAAAGACTGTACCGACAGTTATTTGACCTACGGCAAACAGTATTTCTTGATTTGACGCAAAAACTCATTGCCAATTCGCGCAATCGTacacaaatttga
- the LOC119067318 gene encoding ubiquitin-like protein 5, with translation MIEITCNDRLGKKVRVKCNPEDTIGDLKKLIAAQTGTKYDKIILKKWYTIFKDQIKLCDYEIHDGMNLELYYQ, from the exons atgattgaaatcACCTGTAATGATCGACTCGGCAAAAAG GTTCGAGTGAAATGCAATCCGGAAGATACCATTGGCGATCTAAAGAAACTCATAGCTGCCCAGACCGGAACGAAATACGATAAAATTATATTGAAGAAATGGTACACAATCTTTAAGGATCAAATCAAGCTGTGTGATT acGAAATCCACGACGGAATGAACCTAGAACTGTACTATCAATAa
- the LOC119067310 gene encoding surfeit locus protein 4 homolog — MNIPNEYLAKTEDIADQVIRKGKYVLPTLARLCLIATFLEDGLRMYFQWNEQREYMDMSWGCGKFLATVFVIVNLFGQLGGCVMVMGRLKVEIACGLLFFIVVLQTVAYSILWDIQFLLRNLALIGALLLVLAESRVEGRSLFAGVPSLGENKPKNVMQLAGRCLLVFMFITLIRFELSFLQIVQDIVGSILMVLVTIGYKTKLAALTLVLLLTVLNLYHNAWWTIPAYKPLRDFLKYDFFQTLSVIGGLLMIVSLGPGGVSMDEHKKKW, encoded by the exons ATGAACATTCCGAACGAATATCTCGCGAAAACAGAGGACATAGCGGATCAA GTGATTAGGAAAGGAAAATACGTCCTACCAACACTAGCCCGACTATGTTTAATAGCAACGTTCCTCGAAGATGGATTACGAATGTACTTCCAATGGAATGAACAAAGGGAATACATGGATATGAGTTGGGGATGTGGAAAG TTCTTAGCTACAGTTTTCGTCATAGTTAATTTATTTGGTCAATTGGGTGGTTGTGTCATGGTCATGGGACGATTGAAAGTCGAAATTGCCTGTGGACTACTGTTTTTCATTGTTGTTTTACAA ACTGTAGCTTACTCAATTCTATGGGATATTCAATTCTTACTCCGGAATTTGGCGCTGATCGGCGCACTGCTGCTGGTATTGGCCGAATCTCGAGTGGAAGGACGAAGTTTATTCGCTGGTGTTCCGTCACTCGGTGAAAATAAGCCGAAAAATGTAATGCAACTTGCTGGACGATGCCTGCTCGTATTCATGTTCATTACATTGATTCGATTTGAGCTCAGTTTTCTGCAG ATCGTTCAAGACATTGTCGGCTcaattttgatggttttggtgACCATTGGTTATAAGACAAAATTGGCAGCGTTGACGTTGGTGTTGTTATTGACCGTACTTAATCTGTACCATAATGCATGGTGGACAATACCCGCATACAAACCGCTGAGGGACTTCTTGAAGTACGACTTCTTCCAG ACATTATCCGTCATCGGAGGACTACTGATGATTGTATCATTAGGACCGGGTGGTGTATCAATGGACGAGCATAAAAAGAAGTGGTAG